Proteins encoded in a region of the Candidatus Woesearchaeota archaeon genome:
- a CDS encoding methyltransferase domain-containing protein, with protein sequence MTDKKDNNNIKSLSYTDFISFIKEENRPSGGKNTVREILKNTFSSKETKVLEVGCTNGFSSLEIARTIKCQVVGIDINKESIKLANKRKNKDATISNLVTFKEASAYDIPFKDESFDLLFCGNATSFMDEKEKAIKEYKRVVKQWGFIATSPIFYVKETPNEIIEATSKEINGSIKKYTKKDWKDMFEEKGFEIYYSKDYEFKFLSETDLEEYVSYFLKKEHIKNLSKEQQNQIYNRWKKTISIFNENLKYTNFSIMILRKRFEKEEPEAFLAKEIK encoded by the coding sequence ATGACAGATAAAAAAGACAATAACAACATCAAAAGCTTAAGTTATACTGATTTTATTAGTTTTATTAAAGAAGAAAACCGACCTTCAGGCGGGAAAAATACTGTTCGAGAAATACTAAAAAATACATTTAGTTCAAAAGAAACTAAAGTCCTTGAAGTAGGATGTACAAATGGATTCTCGAGTCTTGAAATTGCTAGAACAATAAAATGTCAAGTAGTTGGAATTGACATCAACAAAGAATCAATAAAATTAGCAAATAAAAGAAAAAACAAAGATGCGACAATTAGCAATCTAGTCACATTCAAGGAAGCAAGTGCATATGACATTCCTTTCAAAGACGAATCATTCGATTTACTCTTTTGTGGAAATGCAACATCATTTATGGATGAGAAAGAAAAAGCAATAAAAGAATATAAAAGAGTAGTAAAACAATGGGGTTTTATAGCAACAAGTCCAATCTTCTACGTAAAAGAAACTCCTAATGAGATTATAGAAGCAACAAGCAAAGAAATTAATGGAAGCATAAAAAAATACACTAAAAAAGATTGGAAAGACATGTTTGAAGAAAAAGGATTTGAAATATATTATTCAAAAGATTACGAGTTCAAATTTCTAAGTGAAACGGATCTAGAAGAGTATGTAAGTTATTTTCTAAAAAAAGAACACATAAAAAATCTTTCGAAAGAACAACAGAATCAAATATACAATAGATGGAAAAAAACAATTTCAATATTCAATGAAAACTTAAAATATACAAATTTTTCCATAATGATATTAAGAAAACGATTCGAAAAAGAAGAACCAGAAGCATTTCTAGCTAAAGAGATTAAGTAA
- a CDS encoding LD-carboxypeptidase produces the protein MKKPSKLKKGDLIAVVALSWGGHDHFPHIVDLGIRRLEDEFGFKVKRGNTLSLTDAELHASPEKRAEDLHNQFLDPAVKGIISIIGGSDGVRVLPHLNKDIFIKNPKFFMGYSDTSVFNIFLNQLGLVTFNGPSVMAGFAESHSLESDFIEHVDSFLFGEWETFSYVPFKRYVNNYLSWADPENLTKKNTGYIDNVEKFNFVQGDGIVQGTLFGGCIEVLEFLKGTTFWPDANFWNDKILFFETSEDVPSPKYIEYWLRNYGIQGVFDKINGLMFGRPKGFSDDEKIELKETILKVLKEFNKADLPLIINVDFGHTDPQIILPLGALAEIDFGTSSLKLLESPFK, from the coding sequence ATGAAAAAACCATCAAAACTGAAAAAAGGTGATTTGATTGCTGTTGTTGCTTTATCTTGGGGAGGTCATGATCATTTTCCTCATATCGTTGACTTAGGAATTCGTCGTTTAGAAGACGAATTTGGCTTTAAAGTTAAGCGAGGAAATACTTTAAGTTTGACTGATGCTGAATTGCATGCTTCACCAGAAAAAAGAGCTGAAGATTTACATAATCAATTTTTAGATCCTGCTGTAAAAGGAATAATTTCAATAATTGGTGGTAGTGATGGTGTTCGGGTATTACCTCATTTGAATAAAGATATTTTCATAAAGAATCCTAAGTTTTTTATGGGTTATTCAGATACTTCAGTTTTCAATATTTTTCTAAATCAGTTAGGTTTGGTAACTTTTAATGGTCCTTCTGTTATGGCTGGGTTTGCGGAATCTCATTCTTTGGAGAGTGATTTTATTGAGCATGTTGATTCATTTTTATTTGGTGAATGGGAAACATTTTCTTATGTTCCTTTTAAACGATATGTAAACAATTATTTGAGCTGGGCTGATCCTGAAAATCTAACTAAAAAAAATACTGGTTATATTGATAATGTTGAAAAATTTAATTTTGTACAGGGCGATGGCATTGTTCAAGGCACTTTATTTGGGGGTTGTATTGAGGTTTTAGAGTTTCTCAAGGGAACAACTTTTTGGCCAGATGCTAACTTTTGGAATGATAAAATTTTATTTTTTGAAACTTCTGAAGATGTGCCTTCGCCAAAATATATTGAATATTGGTTAAGGAATTATGGAATTCAAGGTGTTTTTGATAAAATTAATGGTTTGATGTTTGGCAGACCCAAAGGATTTTCTGATGATGAGAAAATTGAATTAAAAGAAACTATTCTTAAAGTTTTAAAAGAATTTAATAAGGCTGATTTACCTTTGATAATTAATGTTGATTTTGGTCATACTGATCCTCAAATAATTTTACCTCTTGGTGCTTTAGCGGAGATTGATTTTGGAACTTCTTCCTTGAAATTATTAGAATCTCCTTTCAAATAA
- the mnmH gene encoding tRNA 2-selenouridine(34) synthase MnmH: protein MVNTIEITEALKLPSEDVVFVDTRSPKEFAEDNIPGAINIPIFSNEERAIIGTLYKNNQVEAYQQGFGIYNSKILDFIEQFKQIPLEKKIIIYCWRGGMRSKTIAELIASKRTNVYQLIGGYKQFRAVVREELKNYEPPFTFIVLQGLAGCGKTDLIKKLFPTINLEGYAHHRSSLFGALGLKPVSQKMFESRLWKKLHELESEKIVFIEGEAKKIGDIFVPEKIYETMQTAPTVNITASITTRSKRIVQDYFTHNEDEEIKKIIMKLKVYLSTKRCEELCALVDEKKYKQLAEALLIEHYDKQYKHALTEQKYIAEICSDNIDAAVKELEQIKAN, encoded by the coding sequence ATGGTTAACACAATAGAAATTACTGAAGCTCTAAAATTACCTAGTGAAGATGTTGTTTTTGTGGATACTCGCAGTCCAAAAGAATTTGCTGAAGATAATATCCCCGGAGCAATTAACATTCCTATTTTTTCTAATGAAGAACGAGCAATAATTGGAACGCTTTACAAGAACAATCAAGTAGAGGCATATCAGCAAGGATTTGGTATTTATAATAGTAAAATTCTAGATTTTATTGAACAATTTAAACAAATACCTCTTGAGAAAAAAATAATTATTTATTGTTGGCGAGGAGGAATGCGCTCAAAAACAATAGCAGAACTTATTGCGTCAAAACGAACAAACGTCTACCAACTTATCGGCGGATATAAACAATTTCGAGCAGTAGTACGTGAAGAGTTAAAAAATTACGAGCCTCCATTTACATTCATTGTTTTGCAAGGACTTGCAGGATGTGGAAAAACAGATTTAATCAAAAAGTTATTTCCTACAATAAATTTAGAAGGATACGCACATCATAGAAGTTCGCTCTTTGGCGCATTAGGATTAAAACCAGTAAGTCAAAAAATGTTTGAAAGTAGACTCTGGAAAAAACTTCACGAGTTAGAAAGCGAGAAAATAGTTTTTATTGAAGGAGAAGCAAAAAAAATTGGCGATATTTTTGTCCCAGAAAAAATATATGAAACCATGCAAACAGCACCAACAGTCAATATTACTGCAAGCATAACAACACGAAGCAAACGAATAGTGCAAGATTATTTCACCCATAATGAAGATGAAGAAATCAAAAAAATCATTATGAAGCTCAAAGTTTATTTAAGTACTAAACGCTGCGAAGAATTATGTGCACTTGTTGATGAAAAGAAATACAAGCAGCTTGCAGAAGCACTTCTTATAGAGCATTACGATAAACAATACAAACATGCATTAACAGAGCAAAAGTATATTGCAGAAATATGTAGTGATAATATTGATGCCGCGGTAAAAGAATTAGAACAAATAAAAGCGAATTAA
- the lysS gene encoding lysine--tRNA ligase gives MVEENRLKEERVRKLNELRQAGVEPYPHLFKPGKKSAQIKEEHKDLAPESKTSAKEKVAGRVVLLRNMGKATFLTLQDGEGRIQAYIRKDDVGEENYFIIKKLDLGDILGIEGDVFTTKTGEISVYAKAVTLLCKAIESLPEKHHGLKDTELKYRKRHLDLITNPESKEVFVKRLKIMQAIREFMIQRGFLEVETPILQTQYGGAAAKPFMTHHNELDMDMYLRISPELYLKKLIVGGFEKVFDINKNFRNEGIDTTHNPEFTMLEAYQAYADYNDMMDLMESMYEFVAKKVLGTTKVTFKGKEVDVAKPWARVPMLDAIKEHAGIDASTASVDDLQDVIDKNLIDFEKEKNWGNMVLAIFEHFCEDKYINPTFITHYPRESTPLCKKLREGDERLIEQFEPLCMGVELGNAYSELNDPVEQRRLFEDQQRQLNAGDEEANPLDESFLHAIETGMPPTGGIGIGIDRMIMILLGQESIRDIIFFPTMKPEVEEKEKEKKE, from the coding sequence ATGGTAGAAGAAAATAGACTTAAAGAGGAACGAGTCAGAAAACTTAATGAGCTTCGGCAGGCTGGCGTTGAGCCGTATCCGCATCTTTTCAAACCTGGTAAGAAGTCCGCTCAAATTAAAGAAGAACATAAAGACCTCGCTCCTGAATCTAAAACCTCTGCCAAAGAGAAAGTAGCTGGCCGTGTTGTGCTTCTTCGAAACATGGGGAAAGCAACTTTTCTCACACTGCAAGATGGTGAAGGGAGAATTCAAGCGTACATTCGAAAAGATGATGTTGGTGAAGAAAATTATTTCATCATAAAAAAACTTGACTTGGGTGATATTTTAGGAATTGAGGGTGATGTCTTCACCACTAAAACTGGCGAGATTAGTGTTTATGCTAAAGCTGTTACGCTTTTGTGTAAAGCAATCGAATCTCTTCCTGAAAAACATCATGGTCTAAAGGACACTGAACTCAAATATAGAAAGCGTCATCTTGATTTAATTACTAATCCTGAAAGTAAAGAAGTTTTCGTCAAACGATTAAAAATTATGCAGGCTATTCGGGAGTTTATGATACAGCGTGGTTTTTTAGAAGTGGAAACGCCAATTCTCCAAACACAATATGGTGGGGCTGCTGCAAAACCTTTTATGACGCATCACAATGAATTAGATATGGATATGTATCTTCGAATTAGTCCTGAGTTATATCTTAAAAAACTCATCGTTGGTGGTTTTGAGAAAGTTTTTGATATTAACAAAAATTTTCGAAATGAAGGTATTGACACAACGCATAATCCAGAGTTCACTATGCTTGAAGCATATCAAGCGTATGCTGATTATAATGACATGATGGATTTAATGGAGTCTATGTATGAATTTGTTGCAAAGAAAGTTTTAGGAACAACAAAAGTGACTTTCAAGGGCAAAGAAGTTGATGTTGCTAAACCTTGGGCTCGAGTTCCTATGCTTGACGCAATTAAAGAACATGCAGGTATTGATGCGAGCACTGCATCAGTTGATGATCTTCAAGATGTTATCGATAAAAATCTTATTGATTTTGAAAAAGAGAAGAATTGGGGTAATATGGTCTTAGCTATTTTTGAGCATTTCTGCGAAGACAAATATATTAATCCGACATTTATTACACATTATCCTCGAGAATCAACACCGCTTTGTAAAAAATTACGTGAAGGAGATGAGCGGCTTATTGAGCAGTTCGAGCCTTTATGTATGGGTGTTGAGTTAGGTAATGCTTATAGTGAATTAAATGATCCTGTTGAGCAACGAAGACTTTTTGAAGATCAGCAGCGACAATTGAATGCTGGTGATGAAGAAGCTAATCCTCTTGATGAAAGTTTTCTCCATGCAATTGAAACTGGTATGCCGCCAACTGGTGGTATTGGTATTGGTATTGATAGAATGATTATGATTTTGCTCGGCCAAGAATCCATCAGGGACATTATTTTCTTTCCAACTATGAAGCCAGAAGTTGAAGAGAAAGAAAAAGAGAAGAAGGAATAA
- a CDS encoding DEAD/DEAH box helicase has product MKLYDWQQEALTTLKQHDYNGILKVASGKGKTVLALTIIDAILAMKQEGKALVIVPTINLMKQWSEEARKFYPQYTTSFYYGQEKNESGEIVIAVINSAAKMELNCEYDIKVLDEIHHYGAELYQSIFSLPTPRTIGLSATPEREDDGDLAIRYGAGKIVYALSNLKELRERFSLWTIRVPFTLDEYQHYTDLQNEFYKLLHLSGIKHGQIEYQAKRGNKYALHILKIWSKQTYLRTNARNKVFVIKNILSNEQENKTIIFSESIEFTETLHQAIPKSIIVHSKLSKKEVLNRLAVFREQETGVLIAPKMIDEGYDVPDANVAIIASFTRSARQMIQRDGRLLRKNDYVRRYTLLIEGIEEEKFFTILRKTGTTDIAFAGEWLRWNNGFIDDNDAKIHLKTFLSHSSHESFEQWLFKKLDMASAKQQLDSEFYTMHHDSIERLFNENPDRWPNLQKRVEQEEEGREITHHYSVQESEELKEQLRKVRIRLFLPDEFFLTIMRYLDGEPMVLDEDTKKGILSLTRHDEKPPAWPEELYEALKILSEKI; this is encoded by the coding sequence ATGAAACTTTACGACTGGCAACAAGAAGCACTTACCACACTCAAACAACACGATTACAACGGCATACTTAAAGTAGCTAGCGGCAAGGGAAAAACAGTGCTCGCACTCACCATTATTGACGCAATCCTTGCGATGAAACAAGAAGGAAAAGCGCTCGTCATCGTACCCACTATTAATTTGATGAAACAGTGGAGCGAGGAAGCTAGGAAATTCTATCCCCAATACACCACCTCATTTTATTATGGACAAGAAAAAAATGAATCAGGAGAAATTGTTATTGCAGTTATTAACAGCGCAGCAAAAATGGAGCTTAATTGCGAGTACGATATTAAAGTCTTAGATGAAATTCATCATTACGGAGCAGAACTTTATCAAAGCATTTTTAGTTTACCCACCCCGCGCACCATTGGTCTTTCAGCAACACCAGAACGAGAAGATGATGGAGACCTTGCCATTCGCTACGGTGCTGGTAAAATAGTTTACGCATTATCTAACCTGAAAGAATTGCGTGAACGATTCAGCCTGTGGACTATTCGCGTTCCATTCACACTTGATGAATATCAACATTATACTGATTTACAAAACGAATTCTATAAACTACTGCATCTTTCAGGAATTAAACACGGCCAAATAGAATATCAAGCGAAACGAGGAAACAAATACGCATTACATATTCTTAAAATTTGGTCTAAACAAACGTATCTACGAACTAACGCACGAAATAAAGTGTTTGTAATTAAAAATATTTTATCTAATGAACAAGAAAATAAAACAATTATTTTTTCTGAAAGTATAGAATTTACCGAAACACTCCATCAAGCAATTCCAAAAAGTATTATTGTGCATAGTAAACTATCTAAAAAAGAAGTCTTAAACAGACTTGCAGTGTTCAGGGAGCAAGAGACGGGTGTGTTAATTGCGCCAAAAATGATTGATGAGGGATACGATGTTCCTGATGCAAACGTTGCAATTATTGCAAGCTTTACTCGAAGCGCCCGACAAATGATACAACGCGACGGACGATTACTTCGTAAAAATGATTATGTTCGTCGCTATACATTACTTATTGAAGGAATAGAGGAAGAAAAGTTTTTTACTATACTACGGAAGACAGGAACGACAGATATTGCGTTTGCAGGCGAGTGGCTACGATGGAATAATGGCTTTATTGATGATAATGATGCAAAAATACATTTGAAAACATTTCTCTCGCATAGCAGTCACGAAAGCTTCGAACAATGGCTGTTTAAGAAATTAGATATGGCGTCAGCAAAACAGCAATTAGATTCTGAGTTTTATACAATGCATCATGACAGTATTGAAAGGCTTTTTAATGAGAATCCTGACCGTTGGCCCAATTTGCAGAAGCGAGTGGAGCAAGAAGAGGAAGGGCGAGAAATAACCCATCATTATTCTGTCCAAGAATCTGAAGAACTCAAAGAACAACTGCGAAAAGTACGGATTCGGTTGTTTTTACCTGATGAATTCTTCCTCACAATTATGAGGTATCTAGATGGTGAGCCAATGGTCTTAGATGAAGACACAAAAAAAGGAATTCTGAGCTTGACAAGACATGATGAGAAGCCTCCAGCATGGCCTGAAGAACTTTATGAGGCTTTAAAAATACTTTCAGAAAAGATATAA
- a CDS encoding signal recognition particle receptor subunit alpha, translated as MVLDKLGESLRNSLAKVGKGLFVDEKVVNELVKDIQRALLQADVNVKLVFNVGKNIKARMLDEKTPVKLSKKEHLINIVYEELVALVGKGDSTIDVKSKTRSNEALGTTKAEPFTIMLVGLFGNGKTTTAGKLANYYKKRSIKVALLSTDTWRPAAYEQLKQIGDSIKVPVFGKPELGDPAKIYNHFKQELATYDLVIVDTAGRDALNDELIEELNDINTTVAADETLLVINADIGQSAQAQAQAFHDTCNVTGVVLTKLDGTAKGGGALVACAVTGTPIKFIGVGEKIDALETFKPEGFIGRLLGMGDLEALLEKAKEAMDEEQAQDLGRKFLKGDFNLIDLYEQMKSVKKMGSLSKLTSMIPGFSNMNIPKDMLEGQEEKMDNWKILMNSMTKSELEDPDIIRGSRLDRIAEGSGVDIKDLRLLLKQYKQSKKMMKMMKGGTGSEKDMQKMMQKMQGGGRKQVKLK; from the coding sequence ATGGTACTTGATAAACTCGGAGAATCGCTTAGAAACAGCCTTGCTAAAGTAGGCAAGGGACTCTTCGTTGACGAGAAGGTCGTTAATGAACTCGTCAAAGACATACAACGAGCACTCCTCCAAGCAGACGTGAATGTCAAACTCGTTTTTAACGTCGGAAAAAATATCAAGGCACGCATGCTGGATGAAAAAACACCAGTAAAACTTTCTAAAAAAGAACATCTCATTAACATCGTTTATGAAGAATTAGTCGCGCTTGTTGGAAAAGGCGATTCCACTATTGATGTCAAGTCTAAGACACGAAGCAACGAAGCTCTTGGTACGACTAAGGCCGAGCCTTTTACCATCATGCTAGTTGGTTTATTTGGAAACGGTAAAACAACAACAGCAGGAAAGCTTGCAAACTACTACAAGAAACGAAGCATAAAAGTTGCACTGCTTTCCACAGACACGTGGCGACCAGCAGCATACGAGCAACTCAAACAAATAGGCGACTCCATTAAGGTTCCGGTTTTTGGGAAGCCAGAGCTTGGCGATCCTGCAAAAATCTACAATCACTTCAAACAAGAACTAGCAACATATGATTTAGTTATCGTTGATACTGCGGGACGAGACGCACTCAATGACGAACTTATCGAAGAATTAAACGATATTAACACAACAGTTGCAGCTGATGAAACACTTCTTGTTATTAACGCAGATATCGGCCAAAGTGCACAAGCACAAGCACAAGCATTTCATGATACATGCAATGTCACAGGCGTTGTTTTAACAAAACTAGATGGTACAGCAAAAGGTGGAGGCGCATTAGTTGCATGCGCAGTTACAGGAACACCAATTAAATTCATTGGCGTTGGCGAGAAAATTGACGCGCTAGAAACATTTAAACCAGAAGGGTTTATTGGACGACTCCTCGGCATGGGCGATTTAGAAGCACTTCTTGAAAAAGCAAAAGAAGCAATGGATGAAGAGCAAGCACAAGACCTTGGCAGAAAATTCCTCAAAGGAGATTTTAACCTGATTGATTTATACGAACAAATGAAGTCAGTAAAAAAAATGGGTTCGCTTTCTAAACTCACCTCGATGATTCCAGGATTTAGCAATATGAACATTCCAAAAGACATGCTCGAAGGACAAGAAGAAAAAATGGACAATTGGAAAATACTTATGAACTCCATGACCAAATCAGAACTTGAAGATCCCGACATTATCCGAGGTTCGCGCCTTGATAGAATCGCCGAAGGTAGTGGTGTTGACATTAAAGATCTTCGACTCCTTCTTAAACAATACAAACAAAGTAAGAAAATGATGAAAATGATGAAAGGCGGCACGGGTAGCGAGAAAGACATGCAGAAAATGATGCAAAAGATGCAAGGTGGCGGCAGAAAACAAGTCAAATTAAAGTAA
- a CDS encoding DUF502 domain-containing protein has translation MKTDAFKKNFFTGFVALLPIALLLLVLTWLYRIVVSFVAPVGAVTGTPIWLTIIISLVGVALIVFLVGVAVRTKLGSWFFKQTERYILAYIPGYNAIKNLIEPFVGGAFKESLQSAVVVDIFGTGTLMMGFITNTTPEKNLTTVFIPTGPNPASGNIYHVPNKRVFPVNTRVDTMLKTVVSVGNNSNKILTKMQK, from the coding sequence ATGAAAACAGATGCATTCAAAAAAAACTTTTTTACCGGATTTGTAGCACTCTTACCTATTGCATTATTACTGCTTGTACTTACCTGGCTGTATCGCATCGTGGTGAGTTTTGTTGCACCAGTCGGCGCAGTCACTGGCACACCCATATGGCTTACCATTATCATCTCACTAGTAGGTGTAGCACTCATCGTCTTCTTAGTTGGCGTTGCTGTTCGCACAAAACTGGGCAGTTGGTTTTTCAAACAAACAGAACGATATATTCTAGCATACATCCCCGGATATAACGCCATTAAAAACCTTATCGAACCATTTGTCGGCGGCGCGTTTAAAGAATCACTACAATCAGCAGTAGTTGTTGATATCTTTGGCACAGGAACACTCATGATGGGATTTATCACCAATACAACACCAGAAAAAAATCTTACAACAGTATTTATTCCGACGGGACCAAACCCTGCATCAGGCAACATCTATCACGTACCCAATAAACGAGTATTCCCCGTGAACACGCGAGTTGATACGATGCTTAAAACAGTCGTTTCTGTTGGGAACAACTCAAACAAAATACTTACCAAAATGCAAAAATAA
- a CDS encoding helix-turn-helix domain-containing protein — MRDELQAIGFDEKETDIYLALLRYERASVTELLKVTNIERRTIYDVLERLIQQGRASYFHENNTRMYQATAPEVVLEDLKQKEQEFEKVIPQLKELVETTQEIKVEILKGTQGLQTIFMDMITNKLEHYAFGDISPFIYEETYKKIVNKALQELERLGIGEKIIYAQGDPITTITTGEYRAIDKKLITPTPTILYGNTVIQFLTAEPLTIIKITSKDIATTHKQYFNYFWKLAQENKPKVKSKK, encoded by the coding sequence GTGAGAGACGAACTACAAGCCATTGGCTTTGATGAAAAAGAAACAGACATTTACCTTGCCTTGCTTCGCTACGAACGAGCAAGCGTTACCGAACTACTGAAAGTGACTAATATCGAGCGACGAACCATTTATGACGTGCTTGAGCGACTCATACAACAAGGACGAGCAAGTTATTTTCACGAAAACAACACCCGCATGTATCAAGCAACTGCGCCAGAAGTAGTCCTTGAAGACCTAAAACAAAAAGAACAAGAGTTTGAGAAAGTTATTCCTCAACTTAAAGAACTAGTAGAAACAACTCAAGAAATCAAAGTAGAAATCCTCAAAGGGACACAAGGATTACAAACAATATTTATGGATATGATAACCAATAAATTAGAACACTACGCCTTCGGCGATATTAGTCCATTCATCTATGAAGAAACATATAAAAAAATTGTTAATAAAGCACTTCAAGAACTCGAGCGACTCGGCATAGGAGAAAAAATCATTTATGCACAAGGAGATCCAATTACAACCATAACTACAGGAGAATATCGTGCAATCGATAAAAAGCTCATCACACCAACACCAACAATACTTTATGGAAACACAGTCATACAATTTCTCACTGCAGAACCACTCACCATCATCAAAATAACCAGTAAAGATATAGCAACAACACATAAACAATATTTTAATTATTTTTGGAAATTAGCACAAGAAAACAAACCAAAAGTGAAATCAAAAAAATAA
- the gyrB gene encoding DNA topoisomerase (ATP-hydrolyzing) subunit B yields the protein MAEEAQYGAGNITVLSGLDAVRKRPGMYIGSTGPRGLHHLVYEVVDNSIDEAMAGHCTSIYVTINKDGSLTVADDGRGIPTDMHPQFNISALEVAMTKLHAGGKFDKDSYKVSGGLHGVGVSCVNALSIKLIAEVHRNGKIYTQTYTRGTPQGPLKIIGETTKRGTIITFYPDEEIFQETRTFSFDTLANRLRELAFLNKGIRINIIDKRDETNKEKDFYFEGGIKSFVEYLNKKSEPIDGVIYLEKAKDNIELEIAMQYTTGYSENFFSFVNNINTYEGGTHVSGFKTALTRVFNQYAEKNLNGNGKGAKGKTEVKLSSEDVREGLTCILAVRIPEPQFEGQTKTKLGNSEVKGIVDSMITQGLSTFLEENPKVARAIIEKSFLAAKAREAARKARELTRRKSVLESSTLPGKLADCSERDPTKTEMYIVEGDSAGGSAKQGRDRGFQAILPLRGKIINVEKARLAKMLANNEIVAMITALGTGIGDEFILEKLRYHKIIIMTDSDVDGSHIATLILTFFFRYMKELIEAGHVYLALPPLYKLQRGKEKIYVQNDDERDKQLKIMGENVNIQRYKGLGEMNPDQLWETTMNPDSRTLKQITIEDAIEADQTFSMLMGDEVEPRRLFIEQNAHKVENLDI from the coding sequence ATGGCAGAAGAAGCTCAATACGGCGCAGGAAATATCACTGTTTTAAGCGGCCTTGATGCAGTACGAAAACGACCAGGCATGTATATCGGATCAACAGGTCCTCGCGGACTTCACCATCTCGTTTACGAAGTTGTTGATAATTCTATTGATGAAGCAATGGCAGGACATTGCACTAGCATTTATGTTACCATAAATAAAGATGGATCGCTCACCGTTGCAGATGATGGTCGAGGAATTCCAACAGACATGCATCCGCAATTTAATATTTCTGCACTTGAAGTGGCTATGACAAAACTTCACGCGGGAGGAAAATTTGACAAAGACAGCTACAAAGTTTCAGGAGGATTACATGGCGTCGGTGTAAGTTGTGTAAACGCACTCTCCATAAAATTAATTGCTGAAGTTCATCGAAACGGAAAAATATACACCCAAACATATACAAGAGGAACGCCTCAAGGACCACTTAAAATAATAGGTGAGACAACTAAACGAGGAACAATCATAACATTTTATCCTGATGAAGAAATATTTCAAGAAACAAGAACCTTTTCATTTGATACTCTCGCAAATAGACTTCGAGAACTCGCCTTCCTTAACAAAGGTATCCGAATAAACATTATTGATAAACGAGATGAAACAAATAAAGAAAAAGATTTCTATTTTGAAGGTGGTATCAAAAGTTTTGTTGAATATCTTAATAAAAAATCAGAACCAATAGATGGTGTTATCTATTTAGAAAAAGCAAAAGACAATATTGAATTAGAAATTGCCATGCAATATACTACTGGCTACTCGGAAAATTTCTTCTCATTTGTAAATAATATTAACACTTATGAAGGCGGAACACATGTAAGTGGATTTAAGACCGCATTAACAAGAGTATTTAATCAATACGCCGAAAAAAATCTTAATGGTAATGGAAAAGGCGCTAAAGGAAAAACAGAAGTAAAACTTTCTAGCGAAGACGTACGAGAAGGATTAACTTGCATTCTTGCTGTTCGAATTCCAGAACCCCAATTTGAAGGACAAACAAAAACAAAACTCGGCAATAGCGAAGTAAAAGGAATTGTTGACTCTATGATAACACAGGGACTCAGTACATTTCTTGAAGAAAATCCAAAAGTAGCACGAGCAATTATTGAAAAAAGTTTTTTAGCAGCAAAAGCAAGAGAAGCAGCACGAAAAGCAAGAGAACTCACACGAAGAAAAAGTGTTCTTGAAAGCAGCACGCTTCCAGGTAAACTTGCAGATTGCTCTGAGCGAGACCCAACCAAAACAGAAATGTATATTGTCGAAGGAGATAGCGCTGGTGGAAGCGCAAAGCAAGGACGTGATCGAGGATTTCAAGCAATCCTACCACTACGTGGAAAAATTATTAACGTAGAAAAAGCACGCCTTGCAAAAATGCTTGCAAATAATGAAATTGTAGCTATGATTACTGCACTTGGTACCGGCATTGGCGATGAATTCATTTTAGAAAAACTACGCTATCATAAAATTATTATTATGACTGATTCGGATGTAGATGGTAGTCACATCGCAACACTAATCCTCACATTCTTTTTTCGTTACATGAAAGAACTCATCGAAGCAGGACATGTTTATTTAGCTCTTCCTCCATTGTATAAACTTCAACGAGGCAAAGAAAAAATATACGTGCAAAACGATGATGAACGAGATAAACAACTTAAAATCATGGGTGAGAATGTTAATATCCAACGATACAAAGGTCTTGGTGAAATGAACCCTGACCAACTCTGGGAAACAACCATGAACCCCGATAGTCGAACACTAAAACAAATTACTATTGAAGACGCAATAGAAGCTGATCAAACATTCTCCATGCTCATGGGCGATGAAGTAGAACCTCGACGACTCTTCATTGAACAAAACGCTCACAAAGTTGAAAATTTAGATATTTAA